Proteins encoded together in one Penicillium digitatum chromosome 1, complete sequence window:
- a CDS encoding Isochorismatase family hydrolase, putative, which yields MADSTDLNLDDAPSDLQDIPELAMQLVPPPEGTYPDKASLLAAVQDHGKEHGYNVVVKSSSTPTEKKPGRTAKVWLRCDRGGHYRPRNGLTEETRKRRRTSRLMDCPFMLVAAGSPGIWTLTVLNATHNHGPIIEKPRQVPHHKVRKGQLPAIPYDWPHDASFTPYTTALVIIDMQKDFCLPEGYMGYQGYDISGAQDLIPRLQRLLHAFRSGGFPVYHTREGHRPDLSTLSSREAYRSRNNASGLGIGSPGPMGRLLIRGEPGHDTVDELYPLVGEPVIDKPGRGAFAHTDFELLLRNKGVKNLVIAGVTTDVCVSTTMREANDRGFDCVVLDDGTAAAELSLHMGTLQSIKMEGGIFGTVAKLEDVIHAVDNFKSVTMKKLAPQMTV from the exons ATGGCCGACTCAACTGATCTCAACCTTGACGATGCGCCCAGCGACCTCCAGGACATTCCAGAACTGGCAATGCAATTAGTGCCCCCTCCGGAGGGTACATACCCTGACAA AGCATCTCTTCTCGCCGCAGTCCAAGACCATGGCAAGGAACATGGCTACAATGTGGTTGTTAAATCGTCAAGCACGCCTACAGAGAAGAAACCAGGCCGCACCGCCAAGGTGTGGCTGCGTTGTGATCGTGGCGGCCACTATCGGCCACGGAACGGTCTGACTGAGGAAACACGCAAACGCCGCAGAACCTCGCGGTTGATGGATTGTCCTTTCATGCTAGTCGCAGCCGGCTCTCCAGGTATCTGGACCCTGACGGTGCTGAATGCGACGCACAACCATGGTCCTATTATTGAGAAGCCACGACAGGTGCCTCACCACAAGGTCCGCAAGGGCCAGCTGCCAGCCATCCCATATGATTGGCCGCATGATGCCTCATTCACTCCATACACCACTGCGCTTGTGATAATCGACATGCAAAAGGACT TCTGTTTGCCCGAAGGATACATGGGATATCAGGGTTATGATATTTCTGGCGCACAGGATTTGATTCCCCGCCTGCAAAGATTGCTCCATGCTTTCCGCTCCGGGGGCTTCCCGGTCTACCATACTCGCGAGG GACACCGACCCGATTTATCTACTCTCTCAAGTCGTGAGGCATACCGGTCTCGTAATAACGCATCGGGCTTGGGTATTGGTTCCCCCGGCCCCATGGGCCGTCTGCTTATCCGCGGCGAGCCGGGCCACGATACTGTTGACGAATTGTATCCTCTCGTTGGCGAGCCAGTTATCGACAAGCCCGGCCGAGGCGCCTTTGCGCACACCGACTTTGAGCTCCTCCTTCGCAACAAAGGAGTGAAAAATCTCGTTATTGCGGGTGTGACCACCGACGTCTGCGTCTCGACGACCATGCGCGAAGCTAACGACCGTGGCTTCGACTGCGTCGTATTGGATGATGGCACTGCAGCTGCCGAGCTGTCGCTGCATATGGGTACTCTGCAATCGATTAAAATGGAAGGCGGAATATTTGGAACTGTTGCCAAATTGGAAGATGTCATTCACGCTGTCGATAATTTCAAAAGCGTCACCATGAAGAAGCTGGCTCCTCAGATGACCGTCTAA
- a CDS encoding Trafficking protein particle complex subunit 2/Sedlin, putative: MSYYFTILSPTDTPLFNIAFGTSKGGGDGIARFRFPETAQYMNQFIIHSSLDILEEAQWTNGNMYLKHIDTYPPAAAYITAFLTPSGARFLLLHQPPHLPSSTSTSSGLGSSSLLGTAGSTTRASSSSIAANPTSPQTEEAVRQFMNEVYESYVKTAMNPFYKQGMEIRSPVFRTRVTAAGKKWL, encoded by the exons ATGTCATATTACTTTACCATTCTTTCACCCACCGACACCCCTTTGTTCAACATCGCATTTGGAACCTCGAAGGGGGGTGGTGATGGCATTGCCCGCTTCCGCTTCCCGGAAACAGCGCAGTACATGAACCAGTTCATCATCCACTCAAGTCTGGACATATTGGAAGAAGCGCAATGGACCAATGGTAATAT GTACCTGAAGCACATCGACACATACCCACCAGCAGCGGCCTATATCACTGCATTCCTCACCCCAAGTGGCGCGcgatttctccttctccaccAACCCCCGCATCTCCCCTCTTCAACTAGCACAAGCAGCGGCCTTGGTTCCTCCTCACTATTAGGCACAGCAGGATCAACCACACGTGCCTCGTCCAGCTCCATTGCTGCAAACCCTACCTCCCCACAGACCGAAGAGGCCGTGCGCCAGTTCATGAACGAGGTATACGAGAGCTATGTCAAGACTGCGATGAACCCGTTCTATAAGCAGGGAATGGAGATCAGGAGTCCTGTTTTCAGAACGCGGGTCACTGCTGCAGGGAAAAAATGGCTGTAG
- a CDS encoding Nuclear speckle splicing regulatory protein 1 -like protein, translating to MPTNLPYELNFPNKSTMNPGNGQKRKNVFDDSSDEDQQTGNFAIEVSTIGGLEEQTTKKKPLPSVGQPPKRKIQFGSGPKPTAKPLSKNSLFADDEDEDEKREKEQQNATKLGLNQAKSNKPTASAQKYTNLASMHSSNMQAKAAEELDPLIYSYDEVYDSLHAKPAKASVEAKTETPKYMQNLLQSAEIRKRDQLRAKDRQLAREREAEGDEFDDKEKFVTSAYKAQQVELRKAEEEEARREKEEEERRKKSGSSGMIGFYRDVLSRGEARHEELIKAAEETSRRVKAGEIIEETHDKEDKTDAQKAQDLNCHGARVIVNDEGQVVDKRQLLSAGLNVVPKSKPQPSAAKGGAARPTAGRPGAGAGYQGGRGAQRARQTEMVASQYEERARQEEEAEAAKQKEITEKSRSRKTEKDVSSARERYLARKREREEAAAKEKSKGA from the coding sequence ATGCCGACAAATCTTCCCTACGAACTGAACTTTCCCAACAAAAGTACAATGAACCCGGGAAACGggcagaaaagaaagaacgTTTTTGACGACTCCTCCGATGAAGACCAACAAACTGGCAATTTCGCAATTGAAGTCTCAACTATTGGAGGGCTAGAAGAGCAAACTACGAAAAAGAAACCTCTGCCAAGCGTAGGACAACCGCCGAAACGCAAAATTCAATTCGGGAGCGGCCCTAAACCAACAGCTAAACCGCTCAGCAAGAACTCGCTATTTGcagacgatgaggatgaagacgaaaagagagaaaaagagcAACAAAACGCAACGAAACTTGGATTGAACCAGGCAAAGTCGAATAAGCCAACCGCCTCTGCCCAGAAATACACGAATCTCGCGTCAATGCATAGCAGCAACATGCAGGCAAAAGCAGCTGAAGAACTTGACCCATTGATCTACTCATACGATGAAGTATACGACAGCCTGCATGCCAAACCCGCCAAGGCCTCAGTGGAAGCCAAAACCGAAACTCCCAAGTATATGCAAAATTTGCTGCAAAGTGCCGAGATTCGGAAACGGGATCAACTGAGGGCTAAGGATCGCCAGCTAGCCAGGGAGCGTGAAGCCGAAGGTGATGAGTTTGATGACAAAGAGAAATTTGTAACCTCTGCCTACAAGGCGCAGCAAGTGGAGTTGCGGAAggcagaggaagaggaagcaCGCCgtgaaaaagaagaggaggaacgGCGCAAAAAAAGTGGCAGCTCCGGCATGATTGGGTTTTACCGGGACGTTTTATCGCGCGGTGAAGCACGGCACGAGGAGCTCATCAAGGCTGCGGAAGAAACTTCCCGCCGTGTAAAAGCAGGCGAAATAATCGAGGAGACACATGATAAAGAGGATAAGACAGATGCCCAGAAGGCGCAGGATCTCAATTGTCACGGAGCTCGGGTAATTGTGAATGACGAGGGTCAAGTTGTTGACAAGCGCCAGTTGTTGTCTGCGGGACTGAATGTGGTACCGAAATCGAAACCTCAACCCTCTGCCGCCAAAGGTGGAGCTGCAAGGCCTACTGCTGGACGACCAGGTGCCGGTGCTGGTTACCAGGGTGGCCGTGGTGCCCAGCGGGCTCGACAGACCGAGATGGTTGCAAGCCAATACGAGGAGCGTGCACGACAAGAAGAGGAGGCTGAGGCTGCAAAGCAAAAGGAGATCACTGAAAAGAGTCGCAGTCGCAAGACAGAGAAAGATGTGTCCAGCGCCAGAGAACGGTATCTGGCAAGAAAGAGGGAACGAGAAGAGGCTGCTGCCAAGGAGAAGTCGAAGGGGGCCTAA
- a CDS encoding Tetratricopeptide-like helical yields MFAKAKGILEKSSSIRDEVSQGNYNGAKELVKGQSTKESTSQGDKANEILDKSSSAHDEVSQGNFNGAKEAVTQSQRSEESTGQGVAGGAIGGASSSVAGINKENLNTENVQEAGKQIGKGEIDQDNIGTSSTGQTKGEQRDISNVKREAGQKQQDSTDANQDTSSKQYDRRASVAAGELQPNYDIRKGPITMPGTFQEKNFHSVGGKETIIQRGTNSKGMPRQEQTENAPQVAFAGAGSGNKASSAQEKTEKAVAGGGFSKESIEKEIHDYDNLSPDIFSDGATSKDLSKKSADQDVGKYHIDRKQLDKQGSQPSQKAGTGEAAAAAAPTAGYGASKGVTNQTSTTRKRSKRHSISETNAARPQDLTSTSPKSNVTSNVGEYGYASGQGLAASNQTNRGDITCARGASDQGFTPQTLTGTGYSTTYGSNQTSGLRSTTTGQTNSALFNTSATGSKKPAIAGGGVLGLHQDGSYGISGNENSGVNQRSIVGGAGSQQSGAYGTSSNDDFNNGITNASSNSKSGSANGVTSKRIVRQLSSSGYKVTVLQEKVQAVSQKCKTQLGLSSSQISKRSTTVDAFFDAVAAERLRWMPHDGSRLDCSLRWASKLAYAVDALRESVGSFAPAANEAASLIWGFSILLLESDMDNTDVFESVFGRYGRVAVGVYLLLQYDVAYKSSPELQPYVAAVFADLLEMVSSTAMSCIEGFKSKESDQIIGRNADAAFVTYAKRFSTHWNCVVDAHTAKLMDGSSLIYSSPELGSLRQFLGVQDRPLQFILDSRAHSLAEGSFEWFNNTLYDFGVTSSPVMLISGGPGSGKSALAQWVVERLQESAEHDSWNVIPYTIRADIPVATLPLRILKGVLHQMLDHSVSDKQTQEAILVEVARAAQGAIDGAGDDAVEASLWRGIRAGLATNIQYMFVVDGIDQIRGGHANAIAYLNRFCEILLEQNAGSKMIAFTRPLSLKINSKGVQQFTLQTSQTKTDLIAYVNKMLASSANFDTHKGNQLQAAVSTIVARSQGSFSWTEMAVAYVKQQKTLSHAVASIQSLPQSMPELINFHSNTLDFSQQGTFEIVSWLAAAERPLLVEEIEHLLNVDPKGPCYSSSRITSSYDALSALSPLVMTHDGVVSFAHTCIRDHIIKQAKSSGGQSQLSLKDAHYDLLTRCLSCVQLGVREEVDVSMDKLGIEERNQLFDKYVVLEYTARYWLSHLLSSPLVTDDEEFQFNSSFTKLMPATVLFARLELTCRESQFTRSSVVELYRLASDIRRLVLGEKSIALLESLVLSARVSKLAHASHADETCYEAWRLSQELLGQSHPITLTCSEMMIQSFSERGTITSQQEDIMKYLILTDSEITGVEFNQRLKYLGMIVGMYKSRNENQSALFISKQFYQQVLLKYGTNSRQSSETADFLTSRFSTTGSDEMSRDIARTKYDNMVRTMEVTDERRIAYTLYMAKMYEDQGDLAHAQAVLSSLWAGLNSRDIDSVDMMDKKSNVALVYYQFLRRQDRSDESEVIIRELVADLEVTGIHSEEMMERVHLLRAETREMLLYNLDRSLSILMWRYYKETHQEYSEDATALALSIAQSMANAVSVADASSLSSRDRRLLIELLDGISASPENMTVTTLILCHNLASIYVREGNWVQASECSMAVLQHIWPTVEQVKSHQKFSPELAPPAADLALVLAYCHFRRLHLEQATIVYENAFGSLINSDRAPVPSALAVAKAVVEFHETTYQFTKALNLLHTMSNFLATRLGETHEHTIENMYLEAALATRLEMNGEAKSIYQRIFKATSRANIIAPEGMDAAIALIKLYEKEKQWDSALHVYRSLWPTLVVEDNKLDAYDHELVDRMLEKTYLGYMSILTTQKSSDFSERYRVASEYVMTCRHVHGATSEKTLNATLLFAELCESSDAHIDQAISLYKLPLETSEWVAPAQSSKGLDQMTTPLPITLKHKLAQLFVRKHDSTVEARSLYTEEFQLAKKNQGYFSTTTLSWLRELALAHSRQGTSSSVQQGNAILHAYSTDVLHADGDTDTIGDWARRIASIYLECGFIEGGNNLLDELRQRVVYRSEASPVDMRDRRDAVFVAAFEEVFGRRASYDQIMAEMSREMTNSRAFSQSLSGHDFVPTLIAGHKLYNLQIGQKRVRPANDTKDKLYEYFCSNLSATQVADKEVVQQFYQICLREVHRESYDLNILKTTTNLVRDLCNSSRFQEATILTGVLHSFLHLTDGLNNQESINLATQLCLYLSGHKATRCTDEMTYQAMSIKSKLLLEDIMASSKSMGIEMVDLPFNHLNDVITLLGQYEMFEELEIILTQLWTSRIVQRTWTPDVVVWIGRRLVETRFCRGNVDSAIKLCRDICYNLRQVWGSCDPVTLDMTKLLSALFTASENHQAAATLHEGILYDLLGDSKAEGHPRVADTASQHMELLRRAQARLGTGQTSRRASAHAELFQSVANRFGVQSEQIKSVSEAHGGDQFGVWSKPRRFSIDVEDMEEESQTHRNHLRESSGAGLGGNGSQRRISVQAL; encoded by the exons ATGttcgccaaggccaaggggATCCTTGAGAAAAGCTCGTCCATCCGCGATGAAGTCAGTCAAGGCAATTACAATGGCGCGAAAGAACTTGTGAAAGGCCAATCCACCAAAGAATCTACCAGCCAAGGAGACAAGGCCAATGAGATCCTAGACAAGAGCTCATCAGCCCACGATGAAGTCTCCCAAGGCAACTTTAATGGTGCCAAAGAAGCTGTCACCCAGAGTCAAAGGAGTGAAGAATCGACCGGCCAAGGAGTTGCCGGAGGAGCCATTGGAGGAGCATCGAGTAGCGTTGCTGGAATAAACAAAGAGAACCTCAACACGGAGAATGTTCAGGAGGCTGGAAAGCAAATCGGCAAAGGAGAGATCGACCAAGACAACATCGGTACCTCCTCTACTGGCCAAACAAAAGGGGAGCAAAGAGACATTAGCAACGTGAAGCGAGAAGCTGGCCAGAAACAGCAAGACAGCACCGATGCAAATCAAGACACTAGCTCTAAACAGTATGACCGCAGGGCCAGTGTGGCAGCTGGAGAGCTTCAGCCCAATTACGACATCCGCAAGGGCCCCATTACCATGCCAGGCACTTTCCAAGAAAAGAACTTCCATAGTGTGGGTGGCAAAGAAACTATTATTCAGAGAGGAACCAACAGCAAAGGAATGCCCAGACAAGAACAGACCGAAAATGCTCCCCAGGTTGCCTTCGCAGGAGCAGGAAGCGGTAACAAGGCCAGCTCAGCTCAGGAAAAGACCGAAAAAGCCGTCGCTGGAGGTGGCTTTAGCAAAGAATCCATTGAAAAAGAGATTCACGACTATGATAATCTCAGCCCAGACATCTTCAGCGATGGGGCCACCAGCAAGGATCTATCCAAGAAATCCGCCGATCAAGATGTTGGAAAATACCATATCGACAGAAAACAACTTGATAAGCAGGGCTCTCAGCCTTCCCAGAAAGCAGGCACAGGcgaagctgctgctgctgctgctcccACCGCTGGCTATGGTGCGAGCAAAGGTGTCACCAACCAGACCTCTACCACTAGAAAACGTAGCAAGAGGCACTCCATCTCTGAAACCAACGCAGCAAGACCCCAAGATCTTACCTCCACAAGCCCTAAAAGCAATGTTACTTCCAACGTGGGGGAATATGGATATGCAAGTGGACAAGGATTGGCCGCTTCAAACCAGACGAATAGGGGGGATATTACTTGTGCCCGTGGGGCATCTGATCAAGGGTTCACTCCCCAGACCTTGACAGGCACAGGGTATTCTACCACCTACGGATCTAACCAAACCAGTGGTCTACGTTCTACGACCACAGGCCAGACAAACAGCGCCTTGTTCAATACCAGCGCGACTGGATCAAAAAAACCAGCTATCGCCGGTGGAGGTGTTCTGGGACTTCACCAAGATGGTAGCTATGGTATATCCGGCAACGAGAACAGCGGAGTCAATCAAAGAAGTATTGTTGGTGGAGCAGGAAGTCAACAGAGTGGTGCTTATGGCACCTCTAGCAATGACGATTTCAACAACGGAATTACCAACGCTAGCTCTAATTCAAAGAGTGGCTCTGCGAATGGTGTGACCTCGAAGCGCATTGTCAGACAGCTGAGTAGCAGTGGCTATAAGGTCACTGTCCTCCAGGAGAAGGTTCAGGCGGTATCCCAAAAGTGCAAAACTCAGCTGGGCTTGTCTTCTAGTCAGATCAGCAAGCGTAGCACTACTGTTGATGCTTTTTTCGATGCCGTTGCAGCTGAACGTCTCCGGTGGATGCCTCATGATGGTAGCAGACTCGACTGCAGCCTCAGATGGGCGTCCAAACTGGCGTATGCAGTCGACGCTCTTCGAGAGTCTGTCGGTAGCTTCGCTCCTGCTGCCAATGAGGCAGCATCGCTCATCTGGGGATTCTCTATTCTCCTCCTGGAG TCTGATATGGACAATACAGATGTCTTCGAGAGCGTATTTGGCCGTTATGGCCGGGTTGCTGTCGGTGTCTACTTGCTTTTGCAGTATGATGTTGCGTATAAATCCTCCCCTGAACTGCAGCCATATGTCGCTGCGGTATTCGCAGATTTGCTTGAGATGGTTAGTAGCACGGCTATGAGCTGTATCGAGGGATTCAAAAGCAAAGAGTCCGATCAAATTATCGGACGTAATGCCGATGCCGCTTTTGTGACCTACGCCAAGCGCTTTTCTACCCACTGGAACTGTGTTGTCGATGCGCACACTGCGAAGCTCATGGATGGCAGCTCCCTGATCTACTCCTCGCCCGAGCTGGGTAGTTTGCGTCAATTCCTGGGAGTGCAGGACCGCCCTCTTCAGTTTATCCTCGACTCTCGCGCTCACTCGCTTGCCGAGGGATCGTTTGAGTGGTTCAATAACACGCTCTACGACTTTGGTGTCACAAGCTCCCCTGTGATGCTGATTTCTGGTGGTCCTGGCTCAGGAAAGAGTGCACTGGCTCAATGGGTGGTCGAAAGACTGCAGGAGTCAGCAGAGCACGATAGCTGGAATGTTATCCCATACACCATTC GTGCTGATATTCCCGTCGCTACTTTGCCTCTACGCATCCTGAAGGGTGTACTTCACCAGATGTTGGATCACTCTGTCAGTGACAAGCAAACCCAGGAGGCTATCCTGGTTGAAGTCGCCAGAGCAGCCCAAGGGGCGATTGATGGCGCTGGAGATGACGCAGTTGAAGCAAGCCTTTGGAGAGGTATTCGTGCCGGTCTTGCTACGAATATCCAGTACATGTTTGTGGTTGATGGCATTGACCAAATCAGGGGTGGTCACGCCAACGCAATTGCCTATCTCAATCGCTTCTGTGAGATTCTCTTAGAACAGAATGCTGGATCTAAGATGATCGCTTTCACCCGGCCCCTGAGTTTGAAGATCAACTCTAAAGGCGTTCAGCAGTTTACCCTGCAGACCTCCCAGACCAAGACCGATCTGATAGCGTATGTCAACAAGATGCTTGCATCTAGCGCCAACTTTGACACTCACAAGGGCAATCAGCTTCAAGCTGCTGTGTCTACCATTGTAGCTCGCTCTCAGGGCTCTTTCAGTTGGACTGAGATGGCAGTTGCATATGTCAAACAGCAAAAGACCCTGAGCCACGCTGTTGCGTCCATTCAGAGCCTGCCACAGTCGATGCCGGAACTTATAAACTTCCACTCCAACACCCTCGACTTCAGCCAGCAGGGTACTTTTGAAATTGTGTCCTGGCTCGCAGCAGCCGAGAGACCCCTGCTAGTTGAGGAGATTGAGCACTTGCTGAATGTGGATCCCAAGGGCCCCTGCTACTCCTCCAGCCGAATCACTAGTAGCTACGATGCTTTGAGTGCTCTGAGCCCGCTAGTCATGACCCACGATGGTGTGGTCTCTTTTGCCCACACCTGCATTCGCGACCACATCATAAAACAAGCCAAATCATCTGGTGGGCAGTCCCAGCTCAGTCTCAAGGATGCACACTACGACTTGCTCACCAGGTGCCTTTCCTGCGTGCAGTTGGGTGTGCGTGAGGAGGTTGATGTTTCCATGGACAAGCTGGGTATTGAGGAGCGCAACCAACTTTTCGACAAGTATGTCGTTTTGGAATACACCGCACGCTACTGGCTGTCGcatcttctttcttcgcCCCTGGTTACCGATGATGAAGAGTTCCAATTCAATTCGAGCTTCACAAAGCTCATGCCTGCCACTGTTCTCTTCGCGCGCCTTGAGTTGACTTGCCGCGAGTCCCAGTTCACTCGGTCCAGTGTCGTGGAGCTCTACAGGCTCGCGAGTGATATCCGCCGATTGGTCCTGGGCGAGAAATCTATCGCCCTGCTAGAGAGTTTGGTGCTGAGCGCACGCGTGTCCAAGTTGGCGCATGCCAGTCACGCCGATGAGACCTGCTACGAAGCGTGGAGGCTGAGCCAGGAGCTTCTCGGCCAGTCTCATCCGATTACCCTGACGTGCTCTGAGATGATGATACAGTCATTCTCCGAGCGAGGCACGATCACCTCTCAGCAGGAAGACATTATGAAGTACTTGATCTTGACAGACTCTGAAATCACCGGGGTAGAGTTTAACCAACGCCTGAAGTACCTTGGAATGATCGTCGGCATGTATAAGTCTCGCAACGAAAACCAATCCGCGTTATTCATATCGAAGCAATTCTACCAGCAAGTTCTTCTAAAATATGGCACTAATTCGCGCCAGTCATCCGAGACAGCCGACTTCTTGACTAGCCGTTTCTCGACAACTGGAAGCGATGAGATGAGCCGTGATATTGCCAGAACCAAGTATGACAATATGGTACGCACCATGGAAGTGACTGACGAGCGCCGAATTGCCTACACCCTGTATATGGCTAAGATGTACGAGGATCAGGGTGATTTGGCTCATGCTCAGGCAGTTCTTTCAAGTCTATGGGCTGGCCTTAACTCGCGTGATATTGACTCGGTTGATATGATGGACAAAAAATCTAATGTTGCCCTTGTATACTACCAGTTCCTCCGCCGTCAGGACCGAAGTGATGAATCCGAAGTCATCATCCGTGAACTGGTTGCAGATCTTGAGGTTACTGGTATTCACTCCGAAGAGATGATGGAGCGCGTGCATCTCCTTCGCGCTGAGACTCGGGAGATGCTTTTGTACAACCTTGATCGCTCCTTGTCTATTCTCATGTGGCGCTACTACAAGGAGACTCACCAAGAATACTCAGAGGACGCAACCGCTCTGGCACTCTCCATTGCCCAGAGCATGGCTAATGCAGTCTCCGTTGCGGATGCATCTTCTCTGTCTTCTCGGGACCGCAGGCTGCTGATCGAGCTGCTGGACGGTATCTCGGCCAGTCCCGAAAACATGACTGTCACCACCTTGATCTTGTGCCACAACCTTGCCAGCATCTACGTGCGTGAGGGAAACTGGGTCCAAGCCAGCGAGTGCTCGATGGCAGTTCTGCAGCACATCTGGCCCACCGTTGAACAGGTCAAATCTCACCAGAAGTTCTCTCCCGAGCTGGCACCTCCTGCGGCAGACCTGGCTTTGGTGTTGGCATACTGCCACTTTCGCAGGTTGCATCTTGAACAAGCTACAATTGTTTACGAGAATGCCTTTGGTTCTTTGATCAACTCTGACAGAGCCCCTGTGCCGTCGGCGCTGGCCGTTGCCAAGGCCGTCGTCGAGTTCCATGAGACTACCTACCAGTTCACCAAGGCGCTGAACTTGCTCCACACCATGAGTAATTTCTTGGCCACTCGTCTCGGAGAGACCCATGAGCATACCATCGAAAACATGTATCTCGAGGCTGCTTTGGCCACTCGTCTTGAGATGAACGGTGAGGCGAAGAGCATATACCAGCGCATCTTCAAGGCTACCTCCCGTGCGAACATCATTGCTCCAGAGGGCATGGACGCTGCAATTGCCCTCATCAAACTCTacgaaaaggaaaaacaGTGGGATTCTGCTTTGCATGTTTACCGATCTCTCTGGCCGACCCTGGTCGTCGAAGACAACAAGCTGGATGCTTATGATCATGAGCTTGTGGACCGGATGCTGGAGAAGACTTATCTCGGGTACATGTCTATTTTGACTACCCAAAAGAGCTCCGACTTCTCCGAGCGGTATCGGGTTGCCTCGGAGTATGTCATGACCTGTCGCCACGTGCACGGCGCAACAAGCGAGAAGACGCTCAATGCTACTTTGCTCTTTGCCGAGCTGTGTGAATCCAGCGATGCACACATTGACCAAGCCATCTCACTGTACAAGCTACCTCTGGAAACCAGCGAGTGGGTGGCTCCTGCTCAGTCGTCGAAGGGCCTCGACCAGATGACTACACCACTGCCCATCACCCTCAAGCACAAGTTGGCACAGCTGTTTGTGCGCAAGCATGATTCAACCGTCGAAGCCCGTTCCCTCTACACTGAAGAGTTCCAGCTGGCCAAGAAGAACCAGGGTTACTTCTCTACCACGACTCTCTCGTGGCTTCGTGAGCTAGCCCTCGCCCATTCGCGACAGggaacttcttcttctgtccAGCAGGGCAACGCCATTCTCCACGCCTATTCTACCGATGTTTTGCATGCTGACGGTGACACTGATACCATTGGTGACTGGGCCCGCCGGATCGCAAGTATCTACCTCGAGTGCGGCTTTATCGAAGGTGGTAACAACCTCCTCGACGAACTCCGCCAACGCGTGGTGTACCGCTCCGAAGCTTCCCCCGTTgatatgagagatcgtcgcGATGCCGTATTTGTCGCTGCATTTGAGGAAGTCTTTGGCCGGCGTGCCAGTTACGACCAGATCATGGCCGAGATGAGTCGCGAGATGACAAATTCTCGGGCCTTTTCTCAGAGTCTCTCTGGCCACGACTTCGTTCCCACTCTGATCGCTGGCCACAAGCTCTACAATCTGCAGATCGGTCAGAAGCGAGTTCGCCCTGCCAACGACACCAAGGACAAGCTGTACGAGTACTTCTGCTCTAACCTGTCCGCCACCCAGGTCGCCGACAAGGAAGTTGTGCAGCAGTTCTATCAGATCTGTTTGCGTGAGGTTCACAGAGAAAGCTATGATTTGAATATCCTCAAAACAACCACCAATCTCGTTCGTGACCTGTGCAACTCCTCCCGCTTCCAGGAAGCCACCATCCTGACAGGCGTCTTGCACTCCTTCCTGCATCTGACCGACGGTCTTAACAACCAGGAGAGCATCAACCTCGCCACTCAGCTCTGCCTGTACCTAAGCGGCCATAAGGCAACCAGATGCACCGACGAAATGACCTACCAAGCCATGTCCATCAAGTCCAAGTTGCTTCTAGAAGATATCATGGCATCCTCTAAATCCATGGGCATCGAGATGGTAGACCTACCCTTCAACCATCTCAACGACGTCATCACTCTGCTAGGTCAGTACGAGATGTTCGAGGAGCTAGAAATAATCCTCACCCAACTCTGGACCTCCCGAATCGTCCAGCGCACCTGGACACCAGACGTGGTCGTATGGATCGGCCGACGACTAGTGGAAACCCGCTTCTGCCGGGGCAACGTTGATTCCGCCATCAAGCTCTGCCGCGACATCTGCTACAACCTGCGCCAAGTATGGGGCAGTTGTGACCCGGTCACACTGGACATGACCAAGCTTCTCTCGGCCCTGTTCACGGCCTCGGAAAATCACCAGGCGGCTGCGACTCTGCACGAAGGAATCCTGTACGACTTGCTCGGCGATTCCAAGGCCGAGGGCCATCCACGTGTTGCTGATACCGCGTCGCAGCATATGGAGCTGTTGCGTCGTGCCCAGGCTCGTTTGGGGACGGGCCAGACTTCGAGACGGGCGTCTGCGCATGCGGAGCTGTTCCAGTCTGTGGCGAATCGCTTTGGTGTGCAGTCTGAGCAGATCAAGAGTGTTAGCGAGGCTCATGGTGGTGACCAATTTGGTGTTTGGTCTAAGCCTAGACGTTTCAGTATTGATGTTGAGGACATGGAGGAGGAGAGTCAGACGCACCGTAACCATTTGCGGGAGTCTAGTGGTGCTGGGTTAGGTGGTAATGGTTCTCAGAGACGTATCTCAGTGCAGGCTCTCTAG